From a single Alloactinosynnema sp. L-07 genomic region:
- a CDS encoding PPK2 family polyphosphate kinase, translating into MGKKQATATSVRDALRVAPGSESVLLKPGDTPVGPTAKAKAAEELAATGAELAALQEALWAEGVFGGGSRGVLLVLQGMDTSGKGGTIEHVFGLMNPQGIRVASFKKPTPAERRHDFLWRIRKQVPGPGLIGVFDRSHYEDVLVVRVESLVAQSVWEARYQQINDFEAELAEQGVTVVKCFLHISAEEQKARLLARLEDPAKRWKYNPDDLRARSKWSQYEEAYAAALGRCSTAVAPWHVIPADRKWYRNWAVARLLLETLRDLDPQLPSIDYDLDAELKRLKTADPLN; encoded by the coding sequence ATGGGCAAGAAGCAGGCCACGGCCACATCGGTTCGCGACGCACTGAGGGTAGCCCCGGGCAGCGAGAGTGTCCTGCTCAAGCCGGGTGACACCCCGGTCGGCCCGACCGCCAAGGCCAAGGCCGCCGAGGAACTGGCCGCGACCGGCGCCGAGCTGGCGGCCCTGCAGGAGGCGCTGTGGGCCGAGGGCGTCTTCGGCGGCGGCAGCCGCGGGGTGCTGCTGGTGCTGCAGGGGATGGACACCTCGGGCAAGGGCGGCACGATCGAGCACGTCTTCGGCCTGATGAACCCCCAGGGCATCCGGGTCGCCTCGTTCAAGAAGCCCACGCCCGCCGAGCGGCGCCACGACTTCCTCTGGCGCATCCGCAAGCAGGTCCCCGGCCCCGGCCTGATCGGCGTGTTCGACCGGTCGCACTACGAGGACGTGCTGGTGGTCCGGGTGGAGAGCCTGGTCGCGCAGTCGGTCTGGGAGGCGCGCTACCAGCAGATCAACGACTTCGAGGCCGAGTTGGCCGAGCAGGGCGTCACGGTCGTCAAATGCTTCCTGCACATCTCAGCCGAGGAGCAGAAGGCGCGGCTGCTGGCCCGCCTGGAGGACCCGGCCAAGCGCTGGAAGTACAACCCGGACGACTTGCGCGCCCGATCCAAGTGGAGCCAGTACGAAGAGGCCTACGCCGCCGCCCTCGGCCGCTGCTCGACGGCGGTCGCGCCCTGGCACGTCATCCCGGCCGACCGCAAGTGGTACCGCAACTGGGCGGTCGCGCGGCTCCTGTTGGAGACCCTGCGCGACCTCGACCCGCAGCTGCCCTCGATCGACTACGACCTCGACGCCGAACTCAAGCGCCTCAAGACAGCAGACCCGCTGAACTAA